Proteins co-encoded in one Paracoccus aestuarii genomic window:
- a CDS encoding zinc-binding dehydrogenase: MDDHGLELRTTITGEGMLRLTLDRVPLKQPGEGELLVRIEAAPINPSDLGLMFGPADMDSLARDGEALTARIPDRAMGAMRARIDQPLPIGNEGAGTVIAAGPDRQDMIGRRVAMLGGAMFATHRLIAARDVLPLPDGASAEEGAALYVNPLTALGFVETMRAEGHKAIVHAPAASNLGQMLVRICKADGIGLVNIVRKPEQAAMLRDLGATHVVDSSQDSFREDLTRAIEETGATISFDAIGGGEMTSTILNAMEAVAQKNMDGYDRYGSQVLKQAYIYGALDLSPTVLRRGFGFAWNIGGWLLFNALQKLDPEVRARMRQRVADEMTTTFASHFTARITLQDALDPDTARAFNAKATGAKYLLTP, translated from the coding sequence ATGGACGACCACGGACTGGAACTGAGAACGACGATCACCGGCGAGGGCATGCTGCGCCTGACCCTGGACCGGGTGCCCCTGAAGCAGCCGGGCGAGGGCGAGCTGCTGGTCCGCATCGAGGCGGCGCCGATCAACCCGTCCGATCTGGGCCTGATGTTCGGCCCCGCCGACATGGACAGCTTGGCCCGCGACGGCGAGGCGCTGACGGCCCGCATCCCCGACCGCGCCATGGGCGCGATGCGCGCCCGCATCGACCAGCCGCTGCCCATCGGGAACGAGGGCGCGGGCACCGTGATCGCCGCCGGTCCCGACCGGCAGGACATGATCGGCCGCCGCGTGGCCATGCTGGGCGGCGCGATGTTCGCCACCCACCGCCTGATCGCGGCGCGCGACGTGCTGCCTTTGCCCGATGGCGCCAGCGCCGAGGAGGGCGCGGCGCTCTATGTCAACCCGCTGACCGCGCTCGGCTTTGTCGAGACGATGCGGGCCGAGGGGCACAAGGCCATCGTCCACGCCCCCGCCGCGTCGAACCTGGGCCAGATGCTGGTCAGGATCTGCAAGGCCGACGGGATCGGCCTCGTCAACATCGTGCGCAAGCCCGAACAGGCGGCGATGCTGCGCGATTTGGGCGCGACCCATGTGGTGGACAGCAGCCAAGACAGCTTTCGCGAGGATCTGACCCGCGCGATCGAGGAGACGGGGGCCACCATCTCCTTCGACGCGATCGGCGGGGGCGAGATGACCAGCACCATCCTGAACGCGATGGAGGCGGTCGCCCAGAAGAACATGGACGGTTATGACCGCTACGGCTCGCAGGTGCTGAAGCAGGCCTATATCTATGGCGCGCTGGACCTGTCGCCGACGGTGCTGCGCCGGGGCTTCGGATTCGCCTGGAACATCGGCGGCTGGCTGCTGTTCAACGCGCTGCAGAAGCTGGACCCCGAGGTGCGCGCCCGCATGCGCCAGCGGGTGGCGGACGAGATGACGACCACCTTTGCCAGCCACTTCACCGCCCGCATCACCCTGCAGGACGCGCTGGACCCGGATACGGCGCGCGCCTTCAACGCAAAGGCGACGGGGGCGAAATACCTGCTGACGCCCTGA